The following proteins are encoded in a genomic region of Macellibacteroides fermentans:
- a CDS encoding BT4734/BF3469 family protein — MKVTRISGDGRSRKVMELCTLLESMKTRTAGLPVAFVRENMGSRLLVGDVVGMDKIPVAVFGALLDEKGGSPEIKQYNGVVLLEFNSLSGLKEAQEIRSAAADSLATLAAFVGVSGRSVKVLVSFTLPDGSLPSDPLQVNLFHAHAYKLAASHYEAQLRCEVSLKKPDPARGCRMSWDPDLYYNPQAVPLVLEQPLGMPKGEVNVADNPVINMNALLRMKPGQERSRLVSGLFDSALQQTILFCGSPADDGADASLFFTRLARFCWGAGIPEEDVIRWALLYPWLSEAEMELRTVVGNVYKLSRKEGFGVKPAMPQEQKNVIWLEEFLARRFMFRRNMLTEAVEFRERRSYYFDFRPVTPEVMNSITQKALLEGLKVWDRDVKRFVQSDRIPEYNPVDEYLDRLPAWDGVDRIRPLARCVPTDNGAWPDLFYTWFLSMVAHWKQLDKLHANSTLPLLVGFQGAGKSSWCRKLLPPVLQDFYIETTDLSNRKEATLNLSRYILINLDEFDSLRASQQSYLKSIIQLPEVKVRMPHEKGVRRLNRVASFIATCNTMDTLTDPSGSRRFIGVEVTGYVKPVQDVDYDQLYAQAMEAVRKGERFWFTAEEERATMESNREFQRVPLEEQYFLRFYEAGNETEGGKWLSATEILERVSELSGATFSNTSAGLFGRLLLRNQIARKHTNSGNVYLVKEK, encoded by the coding sequence ATGAAAGTAACCCGCATCAGTGGCGACGGCAGATCACGGAAAGTGATGGAGCTGTGTACACTGCTTGAGTCAATGAAAACGAGAACGGCCGGACTTCCGGTCGCCTTTGTGAGAGAGAATATGGGAAGTCGCCTCCTGGTTGGCGATGTAGTAGGTATGGATAAAATTCCAGTGGCGGTGTTTGGCGCCTTGCTGGACGAAAAAGGGGGTTCACCCGAAATAAAACAATACAATGGTGTGGTATTGCTGGAGTTCAATTCCTTGTCGGGGTTGAAGGAGGCACAGGAGATCCGGTCTGCTGCCGCGGATTCGCTGGCTACGCTGGCGGCTTTTGTGGGTGTAAGCGGACGAAGCGTTAAAGTGCTGGTGTCGTTCACCCTACCCGATGGTTCGTTGCCCTCCGATCCGCTGCAGGTGAATTTATTTCATGCCCATGCCTATAAGTTGGCGGCTTCGCACTACGAAGCACAGCTTCGGTGTGAAGTTTCCTTGAAGAAACCCGATCCGGCCAGGGGCTGCCGCATGTCGTGGGATCCGGATTTATATTACAATCCGCAGGCGGTTCCTTTAGTTCTGGAACAGCCATTGGGTATGCCTAAAGGGGAGGTGAATGTTGCAGATAATCCGGTCATCAATATGAATGCGTTGCTGCGGATGAAACCGGGACAAGAACGAAGCCGCTTGGTTTCGGGTTTGTTTGATTCGGCTTTGCAGCAGACCATTCTGTTTTGTGGTTCGCCGGCGGATGATGGTGCGGATGCCTCTCTTTTCTTTACGAGGCTGGCACGTTTCTGCTGGGGTGCCGGCATTCCGGAGGAGGATGTGATTCGGTGGGCATTACTCTACCCCTGGCTTTCGGAAGCTGAGATGGAATTGCGTACAGTGGTGGGCAATGTGTATAAGTTATCGCGCAAGGAGGGTTTCGGGGTGAAGCCTGCCATGCCGCAGGAGCAGAAGAATGTGATCTGGCTGGAGGAGTTTCTGGCCCGGCGGTTTATGTTCCGGCGAAATATGCTGACCGAAGCGGTGGAGTTCCGGGAGCGCAGGAGTTACTATTTTGATTTCCGTCCGGTTACGCCGGAGGTGATGAATTCCATTACGCAAAAGGCTTTACTGGAGGGACTGAAGGTATGGGACCGGGATGTTAAACGGTTTGTGCAGTCGGACCGGATTCCGGAGTATAATCCGGTGGATGAATACCTGGACCGGTTGCCTGCCTGGGATGGCGTGGACCGGATCAGACCGCTGGCTCGGTGTGTGCCAACGGATAACGGGGCCTGGCCGGATCTGTTTTATACCTGGTTCCTGAGTATGGTGGCGCACTGGAAGCAGTTGGATAAATTACATGCCAACAGTACATTGCCTTTACTTGTAGGTTTCCAGGGTGCTGGTAAGTCGTCGTGGTGCCGGAAGCTTTTGCCGCCTGTATTGCAGGATTTCTACATCGAGACGACCGACCTAAGCAATCGGAAGGAGGCTACGCTGAACCTGAGCCGGTATATCCTGATCAATCTGGATGAGTTTGATTCCTTGCGTGCCTCGCAGCAGAGTTACTTGAAAAGCATTATCCAGCTGCCCGAGGTGAAGGTGCGTATGCCCCACGAAAAGGGGGTACGAAGACTGAACAGGGTTGCTTCCTTTATCGCCACGTGTAACACGATGGATACGCTGACCGATCCGTCGGGCAGCCGCCGGTTTATCGGGGTTGAGGTGACGGGCTATGTGAAGCCGGTGCAGGATGTGGATTACGACCAGCTATATGCTCAGGCCATGGAAGCGGTGCGTAAAGGGGAGCGATTCTGGTTTACGGCGGAAGAGGAACGGGCCACCATGGAGAGCAACCGTGAGTTTCAGCGCGTGCCGCTGGAGGAGCAATATTTCCTTCGTTTTTACGAAGCCGGTAACGAAACGGAAGGCGGCAAGTGGTTGTCGGCCACCGAAATTCTGGAACGGGTAAGCGAGCTGAGCGGGGCAACCTTCAGCAACACCTCCGCCGGATTATTCGGCCGGTTGCTGCTCCGAAACCAGATAGCCCGCAAACACACCAACAGCGGCAATGTATACCTTGTGAAGGAAAAGTGA
- a CDS encoding type II toxin-antitoxin system HigB family toxin: protein MRIVSRSTLVLFYKKHADAETAIEEWIKKTEKADWSCAADVKRTFNSVDSVGNQHYVFNIKGNDYRLVAVIKFQIKMVYIRFIGKHKEYDQIDSTNI, encoded by the coding sequence ATGAGAATCGTCTCCCGAAGTACATTAGTTCTTTTTTATAAAAAGCATGCAGATGCAGAAACTGCTATTGAAGAATGGATAAAAAAGACAGAGAAGGCAGATTGGTCATGTGCTGCAGACGTTAAACGGACATTTAACTCGGTTGATAGTGTAGGCAATCAGCATTACGTTTTTAATATAAAAGGGAACGATTACAGGCTTGTTGCGGTTATTAAATTTCAGATTAAAATGGTGTATATCCGTTTTATAGGCAAACATAAAGAATACGATCAAATAGACAGCACCAATATATAA
- a CDS encoding helix-turn-helix domain-containing protein has product MAKITSEIAYKATMERIEELLPLVDDSTPMDDRNLIELELLSNLVADYEEEHYPVKTPTLLEVIKLRMYEMNLTQNKLSQLLNVSPSRISEYLSGKSEPTLKIAREISKKLNIDPDIVLGV; this is encoded by the coding sequence ATGGCAAAGATAACTTCTGAAATAGCTTACAAAGCGACAATGGAAAGAATAGAAGAACTTCTTCCCCTTGTAGATGATTCTACTCCGATGGATGATAGAAATCTTATTGAACTTGAGCTGCTTTCTAATCTTGTGGCTGATTATGAGGAAGAACATTATCCTGTTAAAACTCCCACTTTATTGGAGGTAATTAAACTTCGTATGTATGAAATGAATCTCACTCAGAATAAACTTTCCCAATTATTAAATGTATCACCCTCCCGTATAAGTGAATATCTTTCCGGAAAGAGTGAACCCACTTTAAAGATTGCCCGCGAGATTAGTAAAAAGTTAAATATAGATCCGGATATTGTATTAGGGGTTTAA